In Canis lupus familiaris isolate Mischka breed German Shepherd chromosome 9, alternate assembly UU_Cfam_GSD_1.0, whole genome shotgun sequence, a single window of DNA contains:
- the BHLHA9 gene encoding class A basic helix-loop-helix protein 9 encodes MHRRVPGPGLRGLQGAEGSSEDSGGSRPEAGRRLGVLREKGEAEEAAGGRKRARPVRSKARRMAANVRERKRILDYNEAFNALRRALRHDLGGKRLSKIATLRRAIHRIAALSLVLRASPAPRWPCGHLECLGQAARAAAGGSGEAGSSPPPPAPPPVGPFAPRCASCSPRTPPGRPRAAAEAQGAAQASAGSWRRVPAAPSAWPRAHLRAGPGLGSQRS; translated from the coding sequence ATGCACCGACGCGTGCCGGGACCAGGCCTCAGGGGCCTCCAGGGGGCCGAGGGCTCCTCCGAGGACTCGGGGGGCTCTCGCCCGGAGGCCGGGAGGCGTTTGGGGGTGCTGAGGGAGAAGGGCGAGGCCGAggaggcggcgggcggccggAAGCGCGCTCGGCCGGTGCGCTCCAAGGCGCGGCGCATGGCGGCCAACGTGCGGGAGCGCAAGCGCATCCTGGACTACAACGAGGCGTTCAACGCGCTGCGCCGGGCGCTGCGGCACGACCTGGGCGGCAAGAGGCTCTCCAAGATCGCCACGCTGCGCAGGGCCATCCACCGCATCGCGGCGCTCTCCCTGGTGCTGCGcgccagccccgcgccccgctggCCCTGCGGGCACCTGGAGTGCCTCGGGCAGGCCGCGCGCGCCGCCGCGGGGGGCAGCGGGGAAGCGGGCTccagccccccgccgcccgcgccgccgcccgtcGGCCCCTTCGCGCCGCGCTGCGCCTCGTGCTCCCCGCGCACGCCCCCCGGACGGCCCCGGGCGGCGGCCGAGGCTCAGGGCGCGGCCCAGGCGTCCGCGGGAAGCTGGCGCCGGGTCCCAGCGGCTCCCTCGGCCTGGCCGCGGGCCCACCTGCGAGCGGGCCCCGGGCTGGGCTCCCAGCGCTCCTGA